From Candidatus Ozemobacteraceae bacterium, a single genomic window includes:
- the rpmI gene encoding 50S ribosomal protein L35, with the protein MPKMKTNSAAKKRFKVTGSGRIRRFGAYGSHILTKKTSKRKRNYRQSKLVHPGDEKAIKKMLPYG; encoded by the coding sequence ATGCCAAAAATGAAGACCAACAGTGCAGCCAAGAAGCGATTCAAGGTCACCGGTTCAGGCCGCATCCGCCGGTTCGGCGCCTACGGCAGCCACATCCTGACCAAGAAAACCAGCAAGCGAAAGCGCAACTACCGCCAGTCGAAACTTGTCCATCCCGGTGACGAGAAGGCCATCAAGAAGATGCTTCCCTACGGCTGA
- a CDS encoding RNA methyltransferase → MKYLTSAHNPVFTWARRLVERPEAGEDGTMTVLLEGEKLVLEALRSGARLRGLFVVEGRESDWQAYEALLHILTPELMKRLSGIETHSPVAAAVALQPTRPLSETLSRARTVVVLDRVQDPGNVGTIIRSCEALGADALILLRGSCSRGNMKVLRAAMGSAFRLPLHLVSDPAELLAELGRASFTPLATAMDGRAIWEKPLPEKTALFFGAEGTGLDAALAAGCHETIRIPMQGAVESLNVAASVAICLYERARPARSNGQSTSQTRHTKETS, encoded by the coding sequence GTGAAATACCTCACGTCGGCTCATAACCCGGTGTTCACCTGGGCCCGGCGACTCGTCGAACGGCCCGAGGCCGGCGAAGACGGGACCATGACCGTCCTCCTCGAAGGCGAAAAGCTAGTTCTCGAGGCCCTTCGCTCGGGCGCGAGACTGCGCGGGCTGTTCGTCGTCGAAGGGCGTGAAAGCGACTGGCAGGCGTATGAAGCGCTTCTCCACATCCTGACGCCCGAGCTGATGAAGCGATTATCGGGCATCGAGACCCATTCTCCGGTCGCCGCGGCCGTTGCCCTGCAGCCGACCCGCCCGCTTTCCGAGACGCTGTCCCGGGCGAGGACGGTCGTCGTGCTCGACCGGGTCCAGGACCCGGGAAACGTCGGCACGATCATCCGCTCCTGCGAGGCGCTCGGCGCCGACGCCCTCATTCTCTTGCGGGGAAGCTGTTCGCGCGGCAACATGAAAGTTCTGCGGGCGGCGATGGGTTCCGCCTTCCGCCTGCCCCTGCACCTTGTTTCCGACCCGGCGGAGCTGCTCGCCGAGCTCGGCCGTGCATCGTTCACGCCGCTGGCGACGGCCATGGACGGTCGCGCGATCTGGGAAAAGCCGCTTCCCGAGAAAACCGCGCTGTTTTTCGGCGCCGAGGGAACCGGTCTCGATGCGGCTCTCGCGGCCGGATGTCACGAAACCATCCGCATCCCCATGCAGGGAGCGGTCGAATCCCTCAACGTGGCGGCATCCGTCGCCATCTGCCTCTACGAGCGGGCCCGCCCCGCTCGTTCCAACGGCCAGTCCACGTCGCAGACGCGACACACCAAGGAGACATCATGA
- the pheT gene encoding phenylalanine--tRNA ligase subunit beta produces the protein MKILLSWLRDYIDIQVSPEQIADALQMAGIEVESIHQPGKGLSKVVVGQILTRGPHPNADKLSICMVNVGATEPLKIVCGAPNCDAGNKVPVATIGASLPTGFEIRKAKIRGEESFGMMCSRRELGISDEHEGLWILPADVSIGEDIVKALGMEDVIFEISVTPNRGDALSHLGIARELSAIFNLPLHRNGLAGVAGEGDVTSQTSVTIEDSDLCPRYGARLVRNVKVGPSPRWLQDRLEKIGLRTINNVVDVTNYVLMDIGHPMHAFDFDRLEEQRIVVRRAKHGEMIRSLDGVDRKLTTEMLVIADAAQPVAIAGVMGGFNTMVTETTSNILLEGAFFDPISIRRTSKALGLMSDSSYRFERGTNIDNVPIALNEAARLLAEIAGGTAVAGIVDAYPEPAPLKRVMLRTRRACRLIGVDLKPQQLETLLLRLKFEVTREGETLWVGVPPYRHDIEQEADLIEECARLFGYNNIPAKLPAISAPPRLETPIQSLVKRVRDHLTSLGLHETMTYSFIPTATPPELAECEPLKLQNPLSEELAVMRTGLMAGMIDAVRRNVLADEYDLQLFEMGRVFHRGAGGMSQESDRLCIGLCGAANMRDWHRSREANDIFRLKGLIASIGKLAGQTVQFKAGSSPALHPSNQFQVLVSGKTAGHLGQVNPKWLDNRKLPREMFFAELDIGLLADAPRQMPRFRAIPEFPAVRRDLALLLPLTVRHDDVVGIVKSEAGPLLEDVRLFDVYQGKGLDPDRRSLAFSLTFRSPERTLTEEDVQPRIDAVVAKIAAELDGRLRDK, from the coding sequence ATGAAGATACTGTTGAGCTGGCTTCGTGATTACATCGACATCCAGGTTTCCCCCGAGCAGATCGCGGACGCCCTGCAGATGGCGGGCATCGAGGTCGAGTCGATCCACCAGCCCGGGAAGGGACTTTCCAAGGTCGTCGTCGGGCAGATTCTCACGCGCGGCCCCCACCCCAACGCCGACAAACTCTCGATCTGCATGGTGAACGTCGGCGCGACCGAGCCGCTGAAAATCGTCTGCGGCGCCCCCAACTGCGACGCCGGCAACAAGGTGCCCGTGGCGACGATCGGCGCGTCGCTGCCGACGGGCTTCGAGATCCGCAAGGCGAAGATTCGCGGCGAAGAGTCGTTCGGCATGATGTGCAGCCGGCGCGAACTCGGCATCAGCGACGAGCACGAAGGCCTCTGGATCCTTCCGGCCGACGTTTCTATAGGAGAAGATATCGTAAAGGCGCTCGGCATGGAAGACGTGATTTTCGAGATCAGCGTCACGCCGAACCGGGGCGATGCCCTTTCCCACCTCGGCATCGCGCGCGAGCTCTCGGCGATCTTCAACCTGCCGCTCCACCGAAACGGCCTGGCCGGCGTTGCCGGGGAAGGCGACGTGACTTCCCAAACGAGCGTCACGATCGAGGATTCCGACCTCTGTCCGCGGTACGGCGCGCGCCTTGTTCGCAACGTGAAAGTCGGGCCGAGCCCCCGCTGGCTGCAGGACCGCCTCGAGAAGATCGGCCTGCGGACCATCAACAACGTCGTCGACGTGACGAATTATGTATTGATGGATATAGGTCACCCCATGCACGCGTTCGACTTCGACCGGCTCGAGGAGCAGCGCATCGTCGTTCGCCGCGCGAAGCACGGCGAGATGATCCGCTCGCTCGACGGCGTCGACCGCAAATTGACGACCGAGATGCTCGTCATCGCTGACGCGGCCCAGCCCGTCGCGATCGCCGGCGTCATGGGCGGCTTCAACACCATGGTGACCGAAACAACGTCGAACATCCTGCTCGAAGGCGCCTTCTTCGATCCGATCTCGATCCGAAGGACGTCGAAAGCCCTCGGCCTGATGTCCGACTCGTCGTATCGGTTCGAGCGGGGCACCAACATCGACAACGTGCCGATCGCCCTCAACGAGGCGGCGCGCCTTCTGGCCGAGATCGCCGGCGGAACGGCCGTCGCCGGCATCGTCGACGCGTATCCGGAACCGGCGCCGCTCAAACGCGTGATGCTCCGCACCCGGCGCGCCTGCCGTCTGATCGGCGTCGACCTGAAGCCCCAGCAGCTCGAAACCCTGCTGCTGCGGCTGAAGTTCGAGGTCACCCGCGAAGGCGAAACCCTGTGGGTCGGCGTTCCGCCCTACCGGCACGACATCGAGCAGGAGGCCGACCTGATCGAGGAGTGCGCCCGCCTGTTCGGCTACAACAACATTCCCGCGAAGCTTCCGGCGATCTCGGCGCCGCCCCGCCTGGAGACGCCGATTCAGAGTCTCGTCAAGCGCGTCCGCGACCATCTCACGAGCCTTGGCCTCCATGAAACGATGACCTATAGTTTCATTCCGACCGCCACCCCGCCGGAACTGGCCGAGTGCGAGCCGCTCAAACTCCAGAACCCGCTTTCCGAGGAGCTGGCCGTCATGCGCACGGGCCTGATGGCCGGCATGATCGACGCCGTCAGGCGCAACGTCCTCGCCGACGAGTATGATCTGCAGCTGTTCGAAATGGGGCGCGTCTTTCACCGGGGCGCCGGCGGCATGTCCCAGGAGTCGGACCGGCTGTGCATCGGCCTGTGCGGCGCGGCCAACATGCGCGACTGGCATCGGAGCCGCGAGGCGAACGACATCTTCCGGCTCAAGGGCCTGATCGCCTCGATTGGGAAGCTGGCAGGCCAGACCGTCCAGTTCAAGGCGGGGTCATCACCCGCTCTGCATCCATCGAACCAGTTCCAGGTTCTCGTATCCGGCAAGACCGCCGGGCATCTTGGGCAGGTCAACCCGAAATGGCTCGACAACCGCAAGCTTCCGCGCGAGATGTTCTTTGCCGAGCTCGATATCGGCCTTCTCGCCGACGCGCCGCGCCAGATGCCGAGGTTCAGGGCGATACCCGAGTTCCCCGCCGTCCGACGCGACCTCGCCCTCCTTCTCCCGCTCACCGTCCGTCACGACGACGTCGTCGGCATCGTGAAGTCCGAGGCGGGCCCTCTGCTCGAAGACGTCAGGCTGTTCGACGTGTATCAGGGAAAGGGCCTCGATCCCGACCGCCGGTCGCTCGCATTTTCATTGACTTTCCGCTCGCCGGAGCGCACTCTTACGGAAGAGGATGTTCAGCCCAGAATCGATGCCGTCGTCGCCAAAATAGCCGCGGAGCTCGATGGCCGGCTTCGCGACAAGTGA
- the pheS gene encoding phenylalanine--tRNA ligase subunit alpha → MTETHDTIWQLFETEKAAAKGAKEMEALRVKFLGKKGLVTELLKTLGKLPPEERKAAGERINTLKNRIGEALDSDLSKLQAAEEAARLKAERPDPTLPGTMPLPGTIHPVTQVALEVARIFQSMGFFMADGPEIEDEYYNFEALNVPKHHPARDMQDTFYLENGQVLRTQTSPVQIRVMETMQPPLKMIALGKVFRKDSDITHSPMFTQMEGLVVDENVSLADLKGTLNMFTEAMFGKRPTRFRPSFFPFTEPSAEMDIQCVFCSGKGCKVCKGSGWMEVLGCGMVNPRVFEAVKYDTEKYTGFAFGMGIERIAMQRYGINDIRLLYGSDIRFLRQF, encoded by the coding sequence ATGACGGAAACTCACGACACGATCTGGCAGCTGTTCGAGACCGAGAAAGCCGCGGCGAAAGGCGCCAAAGAGATGGAAGCGCTCCGCGTCAAGTTTCTCGGAAAAAAGGGTCTGGTCACCGAGCTGTTGAAGACCCTCGGCAAGCTCCCTCCCGAAGAGCGCAAAGCGGCAGGCGAGCGCATCAACACGCTCAAAAACCGGATCGGCGAAGCGCTGGACAGCGACCTGTCGAAGCTCCAGGCCGCCGAGGAGGCCGCCCGGCTCAAGGCCGAACGCCCCGATCCGACGTTGCCCGGCACGATGCCCCTCCCAGGCACGATCCACCCCGTGACGCAGGTCGCCCTCGAAGTGGCCCGCATTTTCCAGTCGATGGGTTTCTTCATGGCAGACGGCCCGGAGATCGAGGACGAATACTACAACTTCGAGGCGCTGAACGTGCCGAAGCACCACCCGGCCCGCGACATGCAGGACACGTTCTACCTCGAGAACGGCCAGGTTCTTCGCACCCAGACCTCGCCTGTCCAGATCCGCGTCATGGAGACGATGCAGCCGCCGCTGAAGATGATCGCGCTCGGCAAGGTGTTCCGCAAGGACAGCGACATCACCCACTCGCCGATGTTCACGCAGATGGAAGGTCTCGTCGTCGACGAAAACGTATCGCTGGCCGACCTGAAGGGCACGCTGAACATGTTCACCGAGGCGATGTTCGGGAAGCGGCCGACCCGCTTCAGGCCGAGCTTCTTCCCGTTCACCGAGCCGTCTGCCGAGATGGATATCCAGTGCGTCTTCTGCTCGGGCAAGGGGTGTAAGGTCTGCAAGGGAAGCGGCTGGATGGAGGTTCTCGGCTGCGGCATGGTCAACCCGCGCGTGTTTGAGGCCGTGAAATACGATACCGAGAAGTATACGGGTTTCGCGTTCGGGATGGGCATCGAACGCATCGCAATGCAGCGCTACGGCATCAACGACATCCGGCTCCTGTACGGATCCGACATCCGCTTCCTGCGCCAATTCTGA
- a CDS encoding VWA domain-containing protein → MKRLFMLCLMVCAFLAALGRPLWADGMIIPIDPEDPRRERVIFRPPMPEQSFTVPLSVTRHRVTVEIKDIAASTKVDQAFYNHENRVVEGLYIFPLPIGASISGFAMDIEGKMTKGELLDADKARSIYENIVRQMRDPGLLEFFGTGIFKTRIYPIEPLKEKQVKIEYQEALRAEGNLVRYVYPLNIERFSQEPMKDVSIEIRLTSKTPITTIYSPTHSISIKKNGDYAATIGFEADSIRPDKDFVLYYALSQKDLSMSFLANRPDPSEDGSFMVMLAPRSELQQAAMPSIDVALVLDTSGSMAGAKMDQARKSLEFCVNALKKGDRFNLINFSTDVDGYKNELVEMDDKTRAGALEYIKRLEPVGGTNISDALLKAIRQLKDKKANRPSFIVFVTDGKPTAGLTEPEEIIRELKNANDAKVRIFSFGVGDQLNAPLIDRIAEEHGGASDYVSESEDIEAKVSGLFSKLTHPVMTDVSLTIKNVDVSQIYPQRLPDIFKGSTVTVLGRYRGPGEALVTLTGNIDGKPVKLDYEASFPERETENGFVSRIWATRKIGFLLDQIRKNGADDELKNEIVTLAKRYGILTPYTSYLVVEDKDLPGPNLRRIMAPSPSAGAPGPFLEEAKGRFDSLSSAQEGADAVSAAREMNVMKQAEAPMQSFSTARPSSAPTSMGGLKAPTSREIGDRTFYLIDEKWVDGSVSSERADVTIKAYSAAYFELAKKYPAINKFLALGDKLILKVEGKIVEISADRGVTEAGDLGI, encoded by the coding sequence ATGAAACGACTCTTCATGCTTTGTCTGATGGTTTGCGCTTTCCTTGCCGCCTTGGGGAGGCCTCTCTGGGCCGACGGCATGATCATCCCGATCGATCCCGAGGATCCCCGGCGCGAGCGCGTCATTTTCCGGCCGCCGATGCCCGAACAGAGCTTCACGGTTCCGTTGTCGGTCACGCGACATCGCGTCACCGTCGAGATCAAGGATATTGCGGCGTCGACGAAGGTCGACCAGGCGTTCTACAACCATGAAAACCGCGTCGTGGAAGGTCTGTACATCTTTCCGCTCCCGATCGGCGCCTCGATCAGCGGCTTCGCGATGGACATCGAAGGCAAGATGACGAAGGGCGAGCTGCTCGACGCCGACAAAGCCCGTTCCATCTATGAAAACATCGTCCGGCAGATGCGCGACCCGGGCCTTCTCGAGTTTTTCGGTACCGGCATCTTCAAGACCCGCATTTATCCCATCGAGCCTCTGAAAGAAAAGCAGGTCAAGATCGAATACCAGGAAGCGCTGCGCGCCGAGGGAAATCTCGTCAGATACGTGTATCCCCTCAACATCGAGCGGTTCTCCCAGGAACCGATGAAGGACGTATCGATCGAGATCAGGCTCACCTCGAAAACCCCGATCACGACGATCTACTCCCCCACCCACTCGATTTCGATCAAGAAGAACGGGGACTACGCAGCGACGATCGGCTTCGAAGCCGACTCGATCCGCCCCGACAAGGATTTCGTGCTCTACTACGCCCTGTCGCAGAAGGATCTGTCGATGTCGTTCCTCGCCAATCGCCCCGACCCGAGCGAGGACGGCAGTTTCATGGTCATGCTGGCGCCGCGCAGCGAACTTCAGCAGGCCGCGATGCCGTCGATCGACGTGGCGCTCGTGCTCGACACGTCGGGCAGCATGGCCGGCGCGAAGATGGACCAGGCGCGCAAATCGCTCGAGTTCTGCGTGAACGCGCTCAAGAAGGGCGACCGTTTCAACCTGATCAACTTCTCGACCGACGTCGACGGGTACAAGAACGAGCTGGTCGAGATGGACGACAAGACCCGCGCAGGGGCGCTCGAGTATATCAAACGGCTCGAACCGGTGGGCGGAACGAATATATCTGATGCGTTATTGAAAGCCATTCGCCAGCTCAAGGACAAGAAGGCCAACCGCCCCTCTTTCATCGTCTTCGTGACCGACGGCAAGCCGACGGCCGGCCTTACCGAGCCCGAGGAGATCATCCGAGAGCTCAAGAACGCCAACGACGCGAAGGTGCGCATCTTCTCGTTCGGCGTCGGCGACCAGCTGAACGCCCCGCTCATCGACCGCATCGCCGAGGAGCACGGGGGCGCCTCCGACTACGTCTCGGAGAGCGAAGACATCGAAGCGAAGGTTTCCGGCCTCTTCTCGAAGCTGACCCACCCGGTCATGACCGACGTCAGCCTGACGATCAAAAACGTCGACGTTTCGCAGATCTACCCTCAGCGTCTGCCAGACATCTTCAAGGGAAGCACCGTCACGGTTCTCGGGCGGTATCGCGGGCCCGGCGAGGCTCTCGTCACCCTGACCGGCAACATCGACGGCAAGCCCGTCAAGCTCGACTACGAGGCGTCCTTCCCCGAGCGAGAGACTGAAAACGGCTTCGTCTCGCGCATCTGGGCGACCCGCAAGATCGGCTTCCTGCTCGACCAGATCCGCAAGAACGGCGCCGACGATGAGCTCAAGAACGAGATCGTGACGCTCGCGAAGCGGTACGGCATCCTGACCCCCTACACCTCCTACCTGGTGGTGGAGGACAAGGACCTTCCCGGCCCGAACCTGCGCCGCATCATGGCGCCGTCGCCATCCGCCGGAGCCCCCGGCCCGTTCCTCGAGGAGGCGAAGGGGCGCTTCGACAGCCTCAGTTCCGCCCAGGAAGGCGCGGACGCCGTCTCGGCTGCCCGGGAAATGAACGTGATGAAGCAGGCCGAAGCGCCGATGCAGTCATTTTCGACCGCCAGGCCGTCCTCGGCCCCGACGTCGATGGGCGGCCTCAAGGCACCGACCTCGCGCGAGATCGGCGACCGCACGTTCTACCTGATCGACGAGAAGTGGGTGGACGGCTCCGTCTCGTCCGAAAGGGCGGACGTCACGATCAAAGCCTACTCGGCCGCCTACTTCGAACTCGCGAAGAAATACCCGGCAATCAACAAGTTCCTGGCCCTCGGCGACAAGCTCATCCTGAAAGTCGAAGGCAAAATCGTCGAGATTTCCGCCGACCGCGGAGTGACCGAGGCCGGCGATCTCGGCATCTGA
- the infC gene encoding translation initiation factor IF-3, translated as MGRQCLRCRPILFFSGGWVIKETVRINRMIRVPQVRLINETGEMVGVVPIQEALRMTEERGYDLVEVASGANPPVCRMMDFGQFKYEMTKKAKEAKKKQKVIKLKEVKVRPKTDEGDLQTKCNQIRRFLEEGDKVKVSVFFKGRERAHMDVGFKVVERMKEILSEDVGIEKDAGIEGNTITMILQQPKKK; from the coding sequence ATGGGACGGCAATGTCTGCGTTGCCGTCCTATTTTATTTTTTTCGGGAGGTTGGGTTATCAAAGAGACCGTTCGTATCAACCGGATGATTCGCGTTCCTCAGGTTCGCCTCATCAACGAGACCGGCGAGATGGTCGGCGTGGTTCCGATTCAGGAAGCCCTCCGCATGACCGAAGAGCGCGGATACGACCTGGTGGAAGTGGCCTCAGGCGCCAATCCGCCGGTGTGCAGAATGATGGACTTCGGCCAGTTCAAATACGAGATGACCAAGAAGGCGAAGGAAGCCAAGAAGAAGCAAAAGGTCATCAAGCTGAAGGAAGTCAAGGTTCGACCGAAAACCGACGAGGGTGATTTGCAGACCAAGTGCAACCAGATCCGCCGTTTCCTGGAAGAGGGCGACAAGGTGAAGGTTTCGGTGTTTTTCAAGGGGCGCGAGCGCGCGCACATGGACGTCGGGTTCAAGGTCGTCGAGCGAATGAAGGAAATATTGTCGGAGGATGTCGGCATCGAGAAAGACGCAGGCATCGAAGGCAATACGATCACTATGATTCTCCAGCAGCCCAAGAAAAAGTAA
- a CDS encoding GAF domain-containing protein: protein MSETKFPGQEGIAGGSYSPEARDLLAKLQSCRFEPAELAATVDRLPTGERQAVLTVLFDTLRERNTLLEVNDELGRQLELGPLIQAIVFHITDILEADRSSLFLIDWKTNELWSKVAQGIEFSEIRFPVTVGLAGLVARTGETLNIEDVYQHPLFNQSIDKQTGYRTRTMLCMPIFNREKMIIGVVQVINKRNGLFTDRDIARLGALGRMLSLTLENAILYDSVKTSQRKIEALLNVANALSSSIELRDLIQVIMAKATELLAADRSTLFLIDKETDELWSSASSGGEIKEIRFPKHLGIAGHVATTGDVLNIPDAYEYPGFNREIDKKTGYRTKSILCMPIRGIDNQTIGVTQIINKKAGTFDRTDEEMLGAFSAQAAVSLQNAQLYERTMTMKKYLEAILSSLSNGVVTLDHKRRLVKINPTACRIMGISCESEAANRTIDAVLETRNAGLLAQIDKVFDTGTAQALYDVDYIPATGDHHSINFITVPLTDDAGKSLGVVLVLEDITKEKRVKSNLTRYMSKDLVDKLTSGAGSVELGGTKREVTILFSDIRGYTSLTEKLGPNEIVEMLNEYFSHMVDAIFKFDGVLDKFIGDAIMAVFGAPVPLPDHALRSVKAALEMKNALTGFNEARVANGKVPIQIGIGISTGEVLCGNIGSNKRMEYTAIGDGVNLSSRLESATKLYRAMTLLSEFTYDQVKDHVFTRELDFIRVKGKQKPVRIYELLGEAGCRLDDPTMYAVDHFVKGHRLFFKRDFRLAQNEFEEALRKRPDDLASTLYLNRCRACIENPPPPTWDGVYDLKEK from the coding sequence ATGAGCGAAACGAAGTTTCCGGGCCAGGAAGGCATCGCAGGAGGCTCCTATTCCCCCGAAGCCCGGGATCTTCTCGCAAAACTGCAGAGCTGCCGCTTCGAGCCGGCGGAGCTGGCGGCCACGGTCGACAGGCTTCCGACCGGGGAACGCCAGGCGGTTCTGACGGTCCTCTTCGATACCCTCAGGGAGCGGAACACGCTTCTCGAGGTGAACGATGAGCTCGGCAGGCAACTCGAACTCGGGCCGCTGATCCAGGCGATCGTCTTTCACATCACCGACATTCTCGAGGCCGACCGCAGTTCGCTCTTCCTGATCGACTGGAAGACGAACGAGCTGTGGTCGAAAGTCGCGCAGGGCATCGAGTTCTCGGAAATCCGGTTCCCGGTCACGGTCGGGCTTGCAGGGCTGGTTGCGCGAACAGGCGAGACGCTGAACATCGAGGACGTGTATCAGCACCCTCTGTTCAATCAGAGTATCGACAAGCAGACGGGCTATCGCACGCGAACCATGCTCTGCATGCCGATCTTCAATCGCGAGAAGATGATCATCGGCGTCGTGCAGGTGATCAACAAGCGCAACGGGCTGTTCACCGACCGCGACATCGCCAGGCTGGGCGCCCTCGGCCGGATGCTCTCGCTCACGCTCGAAAATGCGATCCTGTATGACAGCGTAAAGACCTCCCAGCGGAAGATCGAAGCCCTGCTCAACGTCGCGAACGCTCTCAGCAGTTCGATCGAACTGCGCGACCTGATCCAGGTCATCATGGCGAAGGCTACGGAGCTTCTCGCGGCAGACCGGTCCACGCTGTTTCTCATCGACAAGGAGACGGACGAACTCTGGTCGTCGGCCTCCTCCGGCGGAGAGATCAAGGAGATCCGGTTCCCCAAGCACTTGGGAATCGCTGGCCACGTCGCGACGACGGGCGACGTGCTGAATATCCCCGACGCCTACGAGTATCCCGGCTTCAACCGGGAAATCGACAAGAAGACGGGCTACCGCACGAAGTCGATTCTCTGCATGCCGATCCGCGGCATCGACAACCAGACGATCGGCGTCACGCAGATCATCAACAAGAAGGCGGGCACCTTCGACCGCACCGACGAGGAGATGCTCGGCGCGTTCTCGGCACAGGCGGCCGTTTCCCTGCAGAACGCCCAGCTGTACGAGCGCACCATGACGATGAAGAAGTATCTCGAGGCGATTCTCAGTTCGCTCTCGAACGGCGTCGTCACGCTCGACCACAAGCGGCGCCTGGTGAAGATCAACCCGACCGCCTGCCGCATCATGGGCATTTCGTGCGAATCCGAGGCGGCAAACCGGACGATCGACGCGGTGCTGGAAACGCGGAACGCCGGACTGCTGGCACAGATCGACAAGGTGTTCGACACCGGAACGGCGCAGGCGCTCTACGACGTCGATTACATCCCCGCCACGGGCGATCACCACTCGATCAATTTCATCACCGTGCCACTCACCGACGACGCCGGAAAATCCCTGGGGGTCGTGCTGGTGCTCGAGGACATCACGAAAGAGAAGCGCGTCAAGTCGAATCTCACCCGCTATATGTCGAAAGACCTCGTGGACAAGCTCACCTCGGGCGCGGGGTCGGTCGAACTGGGCGGGACGAAACGGGAAGTCACGATTCTGTTTTCGGATATCAGGGGATATACGAGTCTCACCGAAAAACTCGGGCCGAACGAGATCGTCGAGATGCTCAACGAGTATTTCTCGCACATGGTCGACGCGATCTTCAAGTTCGACGGCGTGCTCGACAAGTTCATCGGCGATGCGATCATGGCCGTGTTCGGAGCGCCGGTTCCCCTGCCGGATCACGCCCTGCGGTCGGTGAAGGCCGCGCTCGAGATGAAGAATGCGCTGACCGGCTTCAACGAGGCGCGCGTCGCAAACGGGAAGGTTCCGATCCAGATCGGCATCGGCATCTCCACCGGCGAGGTGCTGTGCGGCAACATCGGCTCGAACAAACGCATGGAATACACGGCAATCGGAGACGGGGTGAACCTCTCCTCGCGGCTCGAGTCGGCAACGAAACTGTACCGCGCCATGACTCTGCTTTCCGAGTTCACCTACGACCAGGTGAAGGACCACGTCTTCACCCGCGAACTCGATTTCATCCGGGTCAAAGGAAAGCAGAAGCCGGTCAGAATCTACGAACTGCTGGGCGAGGCCGGTTGCCGGCTCGACGATCCGACGATGTACGCCGTCGATCATTTCGTGAAAGGCCACCGCCTGTTCTTCAAACGCGATTTCCGACTCGCTCAGAACGAGTTCGAGGAAGCCCTCAGAAAACGGCCCGACGATCTGGCTTCGACCCTGTATCTCAACCGATGCCGAGCCTGCATCGAGAACCCGCCGCCCCCGACGTGGGACGGGGTGTACGACCTCAAAGAAAAATAG
- the rplT gene encoding 50S ribosomal protein L20 — translation MPRSKSSSNSRRKEKKVFRLAKGFWGGRRKVKKTAKEAVLNALWHAYNHRRDRKQDMRSLWIVRINAACRTHDISYSRFMDGLKKSGIALNRKVLAEMAVNDPEAFKSVVSVAKAKTA, via the coding sequence ATGCCACGTTCAAAAAGTTCAAGCAATTCCCGACGCAAGGAAAAAAAGGTATTCCGGCTGGCTAAGGGCTTCTGGGGAGGCCGCCGCAAGGTAAAGAAAACCGCAAAGGAAGCGGTTCTCAACGCCCTCTGGCACGCCTACAACCACCGCCGCGACCGCAAGCAGGACATGCGCTCGCTGTGGATCGTCCGCATCAACGCGGCCTGCCGCACCCATGACATCAGCTACAGCCGCTTCATGGACGGCCTGAAGAAGTCCGGCATCGCCCTGAACCGCAAGGTTCTGGCCGAGATGGCCGTGAACGACCCTGAGGCCTTCAAGAGCGTCGTCTCCGTGGCGAAAGCCAAGACGGCCTGA